In the genome of Triticum urartu cultivar G1812 chromosome 5, Tu2.1, whole genome shotgun sequence, one region contains:
- the LOC125506922 gene encoding uncharacterized protein LOC125506922, giving the protein MVHSFGDVDLGGGLPRPLGGRDKVPTAPPPTFILSCEAGSGSPVSLLPPQSGRLNHAPRSRRRGFPHQSGATLPSHPERQPRGIGGATRCQPRRWCRSATCRTRRCGTTWSRTPSSGSSSVAWAASVRPSAAPSSPSASASPCPSSPATLFFILRDAFQQCFIKFFTLVKGFCNLYTKEKGLEKMTDLKNRFSHLLNHIAKKNRWCMAHADCEVKNWASTR; this is encoded by the exons ATGGTGCACAGCTTCGGGGATGTTGATCTTGGAGGTGGTCTCCCTCGCCCTCTTGGCGGCAG GGATAAAGTACCCACAGCACCGCCGCCTACCTTCATCCTATCGTGCGAGGCCGGATCCGGTTCTCCGGTTTCCCTCCTCCCTCCCCAGTCAGGCCGCCTCAACCATGCTCCGCGATCCCGACGTCGAGGGTTTCCTCATCAGTCCGGCGCCACCCTTCCCTCCCACCCCGAACGGCAACCCCGCGGAATCGGAGGAGCGACACGATGTCAACCGCGGCGATGGTGCAGGTCGGCGACGTGCCGGACCCGACGGTGCGGAACCACCTGGAGCAGGACACCCTCAAGTGGATCTTCGTCGGTGGCATGGGCGGCGTCGGTAAGACCATCTGCAGCTCCATCGTCTCCATCTGCGTCTGCCAGTCCGTGTCCGTCATCTCCAGCGACCCTGTTCTTCATCCTCAGGGACGCCTTCCAGCAGTGCTTCATCAAGTTCTTCACCCTCGTCAAGGGCTTCTGCAACCTTTACACCAAG GAGAAGGGTCTAGAGAAAATGACAGACTTAAAGAATAGATTCAGTCATCTGTTGAATCAT ATTGCCAAGAAAAATAGATGGTGCATGGCACATGCTGATTGCGAGGTCAAGAATTGGGCTTCTACTAGATAG